The Desulfobaculum xiamenense DNA window ACCTAGGCATGACAACTCCTATTTCTCACCACGGCGCTTAACAATGAGCCGGGAAGAAGGTTTCTTCTTGTTACGGGTCTTGTAGCCCTTGGTCGGCTTACCCCAGGGGGTAACGGGATGACGACCGCCGGAGCTGCGACCCTCACCACCACCCAACGGATGGTCGACCGGGTTCATCGCAACGCCGCGAACCTCAGGACGCTTGCCCATCCAGCGAGCACGACCGGCCTTGCCGAGCGTGATGTTCTCGTGCTGGATGTTGCCAACCTGGCCGATGGTGGCGACGCAGGAAGACAGCACGTTGCGCACTTCGCCGGAGGGCATACGCAGCAGGGCGTACTTGCCTTCCTTGGCGACGAGCTGGGCGTAGGTGCCAGCGGCGCGGCAGAACTGGCCGCCGCGGCCGGGGTGCAGCTCGATGTTGTGAACAACGGTACCGACCGGAATCTTGGCGAGATTCAGGGCGTTGCCGGGCTTGATGTCGGCGGTATCGCCAGCCATCACCACATCGCCGACCTTGATGCCGACGGGGGCGAGGATGTAGCGCTTCTCGCCATCGGCGTAGTTCAGCAGGGCAATGCGGGCACTACGGTTAGGATCGTACTCGATGGTAGCGATCTTGGCCGGAATGTCACGCTTGTCGCGCTTGAAGTCGATGATGCGGTACAGGCGCTTGTGACCGCCGCCGCGACGGCGGGAGGTCACTCGACCGAAGTGGTTGCGACCGCTCTTCTTATTCAGGCCCTCGGTGAGGGACTTCTCAGGC harbors:
- the rplB gene encoding 50S ribosomal protein L2, which produces MAVRKLKPTSAGRRFQTISTFEEITCTTPEKSLTEGLNKKSGRNHFGRVTSRRRGGGHKRLYRIIDFKRDKRDIPAKIATIEYDPNRSARIALLNYADGEKRYILAPVGIKVGDVVMAGDTADIKPGNALNLAKIPVGTVVHNIELHPGRGGQFCRAAGTYAQLVAKEGKYALLRMPSGEVRNVLSSCVATIGQVGNIQHENITLGKAGRARWMGKRPEVRGVAMNPVDHPLGGGEGRSSGGRHPVTPWGKPTKGYKTRNKKKPSSRLIVKRRGEK